The window GAACAAGTTGTTTTTTTACAGCATATAGATGATATTTCTCCATTACTTAAAACGAACGGATATTTTGGGATCTCGGAAGACGGTATTCTCACTATCTATGATGGAAAGCCTACGGAAGCAACAAAAATAATTCAGTCTTTTTTTCAAATTGATGTAGGTAAATTAGAAAGTCATCAACATATAAAATTAAAAACGGGTATTAAAGTAATGTCAAAACATGAATATGAAGAAGTAATAGCAACATTCAAACCATATTCTTCTCTACAATAAACAAAATTTTATATTGGGAATTAACTGTTGATGTTCACTGTAGGTGCTCGCTTTCCGCGGGCGGTAAAAAGGAAGGTTATTTTCACTGTCGTGAAAAAACCTACTCCTCGGCGCAAGCGCCTGTGGGGTCTCACTTAACACGCTTTCCCGCAGGAGTCGAGCACCTGCAGTGAACATCAACAATATATATTTTAGAATTGGTTTGTCGTATTATAATCTTCTCAAATTCTAACTTAATTAATTTTGGCTAGCGTAAACTGCTGGCCTTTTTTTGTTAAGTTCTTTTTCGTATACTATTCTTTAAAAGTAAGTTAAAAGTAGAACATTACCGCAGGCACTTGCTTTCCGCTGGGAGGAAGACGAGCCTCCTCGACGTACCGTCTGCGGGGTCTCGCCCTTTCCTCTATGTCCCGCAGGAGTCAAGTGCCTTCCGCTTCAATCCACTATAGTTTTTAAATAAAGTCAATGATCAAACCTTTTTTTACGAAAAGGACCTATCAATGTTTATGTAACAAACAAAATATACAAATGAAAGACTACAGTGAACAGTAACAGTTTCAATCCCTGTTTCTTATATTAAAACGAAATCATTCCTTCTACCGTACAAACGTTCTAAGATTATGGTAAAATGTTAAACAGACATTACGTTGATTGGAGAAGGATAGATTTTGATCGAATTTGTTAAAGGCTACGTAGATTTTGTAAGTCCCGAATATGTTGTTTTAGATGTAAATGGAATTGGTTATCAAATACATGCACCAAATCCATTCATCTATCAAGTAAATAAAGAAAAAGCTATTACGATTTATACATACCAGCACGTAAGAGAAGATATTTTAGCTCTATACGGCTTTCATACAAGAGAAGAAAAAAACTTATTTTTAAAACTTTTAAATGTTACAGGAATTGGTCCAAAAGGTGCACTAGCAATTATTGCTACAGGACAGCCAAACCAAGTCGTACAAGCAATAGAAAATGAAGATGAAAAATTCTTAACGAAATTCCCTGGAGTCGGAAAAAAGACAGCTCGCCAAATTATATTAGACTTAAAAGGCAAACTGAACGATATTGTACCAGCTGCAATGCCTAACCTTTTTCAACAAGACGTCGAGTTATTTCCGCCTAGTGAGCAGCCTGCTTTAGATGAAGCATTAGAAGCGTTAAAAGTGTTAGGGTACGGTGATAGAGAGATTAAAAAAGTTGTCCCAGCCCTTCAAAAAGAAAATTTAACAACAGATCAATATGTTAAGAGAGCGTTACAGCTCCTCCTCAAATAAAGGGGTGAAAATAGTATGGATGAACGAATGATTTCTCAAGATGCCAATAGGGAAGACCAGTCGCTAGAATTTAGCTTGAGACCGCAAAATTTAAAACAATATATTGGGCAAGATAAAGTAAAAGAAAATTTAGAAGTATTTATTGAAGCGGCAAAGCTAAGGCAGGAAACGTTGGACCATGTTTTACTTTACGGACCTCCTGGGCTAGGTAAAACAACATTAGCTGCGATTATTGCTAACGAAATGGGGGTTCAACTTCGTACAACAGCAGGACCTGCGATTGAAAGGCCTGGTGACTTAGCTGCGATATTAACTGCTTTAGAGCCAGGTGATGTGTTGTTTATTGATGAAATTCATCGTCTGCACCGTTCCATTGAAGAAGTATTATATCCGGCAATGGAAGATTTTTGTCTCGATATTGTAATAGGAAAAGGTCCAAGCTCTAGGTCTGTGCGCTTAGATTTGCCACCGTTTACGTTAGTTGGTGCAACAACAAGGGTTGGTTTATTAACAGCACCATTAAGAGACAGGTTTGGTGTTTTAAGTAGGTTAGAGTATTATAATGAAGCTCAACTAACAGAAATTTGTATTCGAACAGCGCAAATTTTAGAAATTGGGATTGAAGTGAAGGCTGCATCTGAAATTGCAAGAAGAGCCCGTGGAACACCGAGGATTGCAAACAGGTTACTTCGTAGAGTGCGTGACTTTGCGCAAGTTTTAAAGAAAGAAGCAATAAGTGAATCACTTGCAAAAGAAGCGTTAGATCGCTTGCAAGTAGATAAATTAGGTTTAGATCATATTGACCATAAACTTTTAACAGGTATAATGGAAAAGTTCCGGGGTGGACCTGTGGGAGTGGATACAATCGCAGCCACCATTGGTGAAGAGTCACATACAATTGAAGATGTGTATGAACCGTATTTATTGCAAATTGGGTTTTTACAACGAACACCAAGAGGTAGAATTGTAACAGCTTTAGCTTACGAACACTTTGGGCTGGAGGTGCCACAGCAGTGATAGAATTACCAAAGATGTTAATGGTAATAGGCGGAGTTCTATTGTTAATTGGACTCCTTTGGCAAGTAATCGGAAGAATTCCAGGTGACATTGTCATGAAAAAAGGAAACTTTACCTTTTATTTTCCCATCGTAACGTCTATTATTATCAGTGTTGTATTAAGTTTAGTATTTTATTTTATTGGAAGAGTGCGTTGAAATAATTTGAATTAAAAATACAAATGAAGTTGATGTTCGTGGTAGATGTGAGACTCCTCGAAAATGCATCCGCATTTTCTTCGTGCGTAGAATCTCAAGGAAGCCCTCATTGTCCTGCGGGAGAAGCGTGATAAGGGAGACCTCGCAGACGCTTGCGCCGAGGAGTAGGTTTTTTCACGACGGTGAAAATAACCATCCTTTTTACCGCCCGCGGAAAACGAACATCAGCCATGAACATCAACGGTTAGTATCCAATAAATAATATAGATTAAGATTAAAGCGAAAAGGTGAACATTTTTTATGAAAATAGATCTATTTGATTTTCATCTACCAGAAGAACTAATTGCACAAACACCACTATTAGACCGTGAAGCATCCAAGTTAATGGTATTAAACAAAGAGTCTGGAGAACTAACACACGAACCATCCTTTCGTTCCATTTTACAATATGTAAAAGAAGGGGACTGCTTAGTATTAAATGACACAAGAGTATTACCTGCACGACTTTTCGGTGTAAAAGAAGAGACAGGCGCAAAAGTAGAAGTGTTATTACTA is drawn from Bacillus alkalisoli and contains these coding sequences:
- the ruvA gene encoding Holliday junction branch migration protein RuvA — translated: MIEFVKGYVDFVSPEYVVLDVNGIGYQIHAPNPFIYQVNKEKAITIYTYQHVREDILALYGFHTREEKNLFLKLLNVTGIGPKGALAIIATGQPNQVVQAIENEDEKFLTKFPGVGKKTARQIILDLKGKLNDIVPAAMPNLFQQDVELFPPSEQPALDEALEALKVLGYGDREIKKVVPALQKENLTTDQYVKRALQLLLK
- a CDS encoding DUF2905 domain-containing protein → MLMVIGGVLLLIGLLWQVIGRIPGDIVMKKGNFTFYFPIVTSIIISVVLSLVFYFIGRVR
- the ruvB gene encoding Holliday junction branch migration DNA helicase RuvB produces the protein MDERMISQDANREDQSLEFSLRPQNLKQYIGQDKVKENLEVFIEAAKLRQETLDHVLLYGPPGLGKTTLAAIIANEMGVQLRTTAGPAIERPGDLAAILTALEPGDVLFIDEIHRLHRSIEEVLYPAMEDFCLDIVIGKGPSSRSVRLDLPPFTLVGATTRVGLLTAPLRDRFGVLSRLEYYNEAQLTEICIRTAQILEIGIEVKAASEIARRARGTPRIANRLLRRVRDFAQVLKKEAISESLAKEALDRLQVDKLGLDHIDHKLLTGIMEKFRGGPVGVDTIAATIGEESHTIEDVYEPYLLQIGFLQRTPRGRIVTALAYEHFGLEVPQQ